From the Primulina tabacum isolate GXHZ01 chromosome 3, ASM2559414v2, whole genome shotgun sequence genome, one window contains:
- the LOC142539857 gene encoding protein LATERAL BRANCHING OXIDOREDUCTASE 1-like, producing the protein MGEVDPAFIQAPEHRPKPQTSFAQGIPLIDLSPLNSSEPIEAAHQLISETGRACQEWGFFQVINHGVPLKARENIESAARKFFALPKEEKKKVARDEVNPLGYYDTEHTKNVRDWKEVFDFVVRDRSLIPASPESDDEEVKELISQWPEFPPDIREVCEEYAAEMLKLAEKLLGVIALSLGLERTRFNSFFDDHTTFIRLNQYPPCPAPDLALGVGRHKDGGALTILAQDDVGGLQVKRKTDGEWVLVKPTPDSFIVNVGDIIQVWSNDKYESVEHRVKVNSEKERFSIPFFHNPAHYTWVEPLKELVNDQNPAKFKPYNWGKFFSARKRSNFMKLDVENIQIQHFKN; encoded by the exons ATGGGAGAAGTTGATCCAGCATTCATCCAGGCCCCGGAACACAGACCCAAACCCCAGACCTCCTTCGCCCAAGGCATCCCGTTGATCGACCTTTCCCCATTAAATTCCTCCGAACCAATCGAAGCTGCACATCAGCTGATTTCCGAAACAGGCCGCGCCTGCCAGGAATGGGGTTTTTTCCAGGTGATCAACCACGGAGTACCTTTAAAAGCACGCGAAAACATCGAGTCAGCGGCTAGGAAATTCTTTGCCTTGCCCAAAGAAGAGAAGAAAAAGGTGGCCAGAGATGAAGTGAACCCTCTTGGGTATTATGACACAGAGCACACAAAGAATGTGAGGGACTGGAAAGAAGTGTTCGACTTTGTAGTACGGGATCGGAGTTTGATTCCAGCTTCGCCCGAGAGCGATGACGAGGAGGTGAAGGAGTTGATTAGTCAGTGGCCTGAGTTTCCTCCGGACATCAG GGAGGTGTGCGAGGAGTACGCAGCAGAAATGCTAAAACTGGCTGAAAAGTTACTTGGAGTCATCGCGCTAAGTTTAGGCCTGGAACGAACGCGGTTCAATAGTTTTTTCGATGATCATACCACCTTTATCCGGTTGAATCAATACCCTCCATGTCCAGCTCCGGATCTAGCTTTAGGTGTGGGCCGGCATAAGGATGGTGGAGCATTAACAATCCTGGCTCAAGATGATGTTGGAGGGCTTCAGGTTAAGAGAAAGACAGATGGAGAATGGGTCCTTGTCAAGCCTACACCTGATTCTTTTATTGTTAATGTTGGTGACATTATCCAG GTTTGGAGCAATGACAAGTACGAGAGCGTGGAGCACAGGGTGAAGGTGAACTCGGAGAAGGAGAGGTTTTCGATACCGTTCTTCCATAATCCCGCACACTATACTTGGGTTGAGCCCTTGAAAGAGCTGGTAAATGACCAGAATCCCGCAAAGTTCAAGCCTTACAACTGGGGGAAGTTTTTCTCGGCTCGTAAACGTAGTAATTTCATGAAGCTTGACGTCGAAAACATTCAGATCCAGCATTTCAAGAATTAG
- the LOC142539858 gene encoding protein LATERAL BRANCHING OXIDOREDUCTASE 1-like has translation MGELDQDYIQELEHRPKLNIIHAEGIPLIDLSPFNSPRHDANGMTRLVAEISDACRKWGFFQVINHGVPTRVREKIGLASRKFFALSQDEKRKVSRSEVNIFGYSDHEITKNVRDWKEVFDCTIENPTIVYASDEPDDEELLELSNQWPDYPPELREACEENAAEMQKLAYKILALIGLSLGLPEDRFYGFFEHQTSFMRLNYYPPCPAPQLALGLGRHKDAGAMTILAQDDVGGLEVKRKADGEWVFVKPIPDAYIVNVGDLIQVWSNDRYESVEHRVKVNSEKERFSIPFFLNPSHNIWVEALEELIDDQNPAKYKGYSWGKFYATRKLSNFKKLTAENIQVHHFKL, from the exons ATGGGTGAACTTGATCAAGATTACATCCAAGAACTCGAACACCGGCCTAAACTCAACATTATCCACGCCGAAGGCATCCCGTTAATCGATCTTTCCCCATTTAACTCCCCACGACATGACGCCAACGGCATGACACGATTAGTTGCTGAAATCAGCGACGCCTGTAGGAAATGGGGATTCTTCCAGGTGATCAACCACGGGGTGCCTACACGAGTTCGTGAAAAAATTGGTTTGGCTTCGAGGAAATTCTTCGCCTTGTCACAAGACGAGAAGAGGAAGGTGAGTCGGAGTGAAGTGAATATTTTCGGATATTCTGATCACGAGATAACCAAGAATGTAAGAGACTGGAAAGAAGTGTTCGATTGTACGATAGAGAATCCGACGATTGTATATGCTTCGGATGAGCCTGATGATGAAGAGTTGTTGGAGTTGAGCAATCAATGGCCGGATTATCCTCCAGAGTTGAG GGAGGCGTGTGAAGAGAACGCTGCAGAGATGCAAAAACTAGCCTACAAGATACTGGCACTCATAGGTTTAAGCTTAGGCTTGCCAGAAGATCGGTTCTATGGTTTTTTCGAGCACCAGACGAGCTTTATGCGTCTCAACTACTATCCTCCATGTCCTGCTCCGCAGTTAGCCCTCGGTCTTGGTCGACACAAGGACGCTGGGGCCATGACAATTCTTGCTCAAGATGATGTTGGAGGACTTGAAGTTAAGAGGAAAGCTGATGGTGAATGGGTTTTTGTCAAACCAATTCCGGATGCTTATATTGTCAACGTTGGAGATCTAATCCAG GTATGGAGCAATGATAGATATGAAAGCGTGGAGCACAGGGTGAAGGTGAATTCggagaaagaaagattttcgaTTCCATTTTTCTTAAATCCTTCACACAACATATGGGTGGAGGCGCTGGAGGAGTTGATCGATGACCAAAACCCAGCCAAGTACAAGGGATATAGCTGGGGAAAGTTTTACGCCACCAGGAAGCTTAGCAACTTCAAGAAACTTACTGCTGAAAACATTCAAGTTCATCACTTCAAGCTTTAG
- the LOC142539859 gene encoding uncharacterized protein LOC142539859 isoform X1, with the protein MALRVNIASSVYGFQNGSSLRRTQSCVWSIRQIRLYQQNPRILCIMNTASSQSDDCGKLSLRHIMDKARTMWDSSPQPMKRFPWSKAFDNFIQLNLDLFFNVIKYLAIPLFAMSSISEMSYCAHERKLFLVPLTLLISSVVAGVLRDAALESSPYLKTHHAAVPWHLISMLIFFVLLKCPGPYYPYWGRIIIPHLANGVLLRTLWFLFLWYRRPQKSSESKPPDSTIASPGPNSDQ; encoded by the exons atggctctgAGAGTCAATATTGCTTCTTCTGTTTATGGGTTCCAG AATGGGTCATCACTTCGCAGAACTCAAAGCTGTGTGTGGAGTATCAGACAAATTCGATTATATCAACAGAATCCCAGAATTTTGTGCATCATGAACACGGCGTCCAGCCAATCAGATGATTGTGGTAAACTAAGTCTACGCCATATAATGGATAAGGCAAGAACTATGTGGGATAGTTCTCCTCAGCCAATGAAGAGATTTCCCTGGAGCAAGGCTTTTGATAATTTCATTCAACTCAATCTTGACCTTTTCTTTAATGTTATCAAATACTTGGCTATTCCTCTGTTCGCAATGAGTTCAATTAGTGAGATGTCTTATTGTGCACACGAGAGAAAGCTATTCCTGGTTCCCCTCACTTTGCTCATAAGTTCTGTTGTTGCTGGTGTCTTAAGAGATGCTGCCTTGGAGTCATCTCCATATCTCAAG ACACATCATGCAGCAGTACCCTGGCACTTGATTTCCATGTTGATATTCTTCGTATTGCTAAAGTGTCCTGGCCCTTATTACCCATATTGGGGGCGTATAATTATTCCACATTTGGCTAATGGAGTATTACTAAGGACTTTATGGTTTCTGTTCCTATGGTACCGGAGACCACAAAAATCATCGGAATCCAAGCCACCGGATTCTACAATTGCCAGTCCTGGACCAAACAGTGACCAATAA
- the LOC142539859 gene encoding uncharacterized protein LOC142539859 isoform X2 has translation MNTASSQSDDCGKLSLRHIMDKARTMWDSSPQPMKRFPWSKAFDNFIQLNLDLFFNVIKYLAIPLFAMSSISEMSYCAHERKLFLVPLTLLISSVVAGVLRDAALESSPYLKTHHAAVPWHLISMLIFFVLLKCPGPYYPYWGRIIIPHLANGVLLRTLWFLFLWYRRPQKSSESKPPDSTIASPGPNSDQ, from the exons ATGAACACGGCGTCCAGCCAATCAGATGATTGTGGTAAACTAAGTCTACGCCATATAATGGATAAGGCAAGAACTATGTGGGATAGTTCTCCTCAGCCAATGAAGAGATTTCCCTGGAGCAAGGCTTTTGATAATTTCATTCAACTCAATCTTGACCTTTTCTTTAATGTTATCAAATACTTGGCTATTCCTCTGTTCGCAATGAGTTCAATTAGTGAGATGTCTTATTGTGCACACGAGAGAAAGCTATTCCTGGTTCCCCTCACTTTGCTCATAAGTTCTGTTGTTGCTGGTGTCTTAAGAGATGCTGCCTTGGAGTCATCTCCATATCTCAAG ACACATCATGCAGCAGTACCCTGGCACTTGATTTCCATGTTGATATTCTTCGTATTGCTAAAGTGTCCTGGCCCTTATTACCCATATTGGGGGCGTATAATTATTCCACATTTGGCTAATGGAGTATTACTAAGGACTTTATGGTTTCTGTTCCTATGGTACCGGAGACCACAAAAATCATCGGAATCCAAGCCACCGGATTCTACAATTGCCAGTCCTGGACCAAACAGTGACCAATAA
- the LOC142539861 gene encoding pentatricopeptide repeat-containing protein At2g15820, chloroplastic, whose product MLPSNHFCNFHIPPTQIQRPYSAKLYLLNCRPSFHRHHLYCAPLPAKSHQNSTYPLVSSPDAISTLASDCSEEAKESEIDSLNHLEAESFNFRGSSGSADLNKRFDSPVVEVKELEELPEQWRRSKLAWLCKELPAHRSSTFTRVLNAQRKWIRQDDCTYIAVHCMRIRENEASFRVYKWMMQQQHWFRFDFSLATKLANYMGKEGKYLKCQEIFDDIVNQGLVPNESTFHVLIVAYLSSSASNALDQACKIYNCMIHLGGYKPRLSLHNSLFRALLTKMGGSCKPYLKQAEFIFHNLVTCGLEIHNDIYSGLIWIHSYQDEIDKERIESLRMEMKLNGIEESEEMLVSVLRACSKAGDIVEAERTWTEIISLNYKPSNQAYVYLMEVYSKIGKPMKSLEIFRKMRKGHSSSVVAYYKIIEVLCKAHEMELAEALMLEFIDSGMKPLARSFIDLMVMYSDLNLHDKVESSFLMCLEKCRLNQAVYSMYLDSLVKVGNLDRAEEILNQMHSDEAIGVNARSCNTILRGYLTCCNYTKAKNVYNLIRLKKFHIETSLMEKIEKLQSLGHQDMEKSVKPKLSKEQRETLVGLLLGGLKIELDEMEKNQNQAIQFVFRENFRIHYFLKRHIYSQFREWLSHTEKLVDEDGTGENDDIPCCFTTISHTCFRFYADQFWPQGRPVIPKLIHRWVTPRVLAYWYMYSGYRTSSGDILLKFKGDKDNVLRIVKTLKAKTLDPRVKRKGSVLWIGLLGSNAVQFWKLIEPFVLMDLKEYLEAGNELGDGALVPKDVYYDKDFDSKGTTNSEPEDEDGSYNFV is encoded by the exons ATGCTTCCGAGCAACCATTTCTGCAACTTCCACATTCCACCCACGCAAATCCAGAGGCCCTATTCTGCTAAACTCTACCTTCTTAATTGCCGCCCCTCTTTCCACCGCCATCATCTCTACTGTGCACCCCTCCCCGCAAAATCTCATCAGAATTCCACCTATCCGCTTGTCTCCTCCCCTGATGCAATCAGCACACTTGCATCCGACTGCTCAGAAGAAGCTAAAGAAAGCGAAATCGATTCTTTAAACCATTTAGAAGCTGAAAGTTTCAACTTTCGTGGGTCTTCAGGGTCGGCTGATTTGAACAAACGGTTTGATTCTCCGGTGGTTGAAGTGAAAGAGCTGGAAGAGTTACCTGAGCAGTGGCGAAGGTCGAAACTGGCGTGGCTTTGCAAAGAGCTACCGGCGCACAGGTCAAGTACGTTCACACGGGTGCTCAATGCGCAGCGAAAGTGGATCAGGCAAGATGATTGCACTTACATTGCGGTTCATTGCATGCGAATTCGCGAAAATGAGGCCTCATTTAGG GTGTATAAATGGATGATGCAGCAGCAGCATTGGTTTCGGTTTGATTTTTCTCTGGCCACCAAGTTAGCTAATTACATGGGTAAGGAGgggaaatatttgaaatgtcaGGAGATTTTTGATGATATTGTTAATCAAGGGCTCGTTCCTAATGAATCCACGTTTCATGTGCTGATTGTTGCCTATCTTAGTTCCTCTGCCTCAAATGCTTTAGATCAAGCATGCAAAATTTACAATTGTATGATCCATTTAGGAGGTTACAAGCCTCGACTTAGCCTCCATAATTCCCTTTTCCGAGCTCTTCTGACCAAAATGGGAGGTTCATGCAAACCATATCTCAAACAGGCAGAGTTTATATTTCATAATTTGGTGACTTGTGGACTTGAAATACACAATGATATCTATAGTGGACTTATATGGATCCACAGTTATCAAGATGAAATAGATAAAGAAAGAATTGAATCTCTAAGAATGGAAATGAAATTAAACGGGATAGAAGAGAGTGAAGAAATGCTTGTGTCGGTATTACGAGCATGTTCAAAAGCTGGTGATATTGTTGAAGCTGAAAGAACTTGGACTGAGATTATTTCCCTTAACTATAAACCCTCGAATCAAGCTTATGTGTATCTAATGGAGGTCTACTCGAAAATAGGGAAACCCATGAAATCTCTGGAAATTTTTAGGAAAATGCGGAAAGGACATTCCTCTAGCGTAGTGGCTTACTACAAGATTATCGAGGTACTGTGCAAAGCTCATGAGATGGAACTGGCGGAGGCTCTTATGTTAGAGTTCATAGACAGTGGAATGAAACCCCTGGCGCGATCTTTTATCGATTTAATGGTTATGTACAGTGACTTAAATTTGCACGATAAAGTGGAGTCGAGTTTTTTGATGTGCCTAGAGAAATGTCGTCTTAACCAGGCAGTGTATTCTATGTACTTAGATTCGTTAGTGAAAGTGGGCAATCTTGACAGGGCAGAAGAGATACTCAACCAAATGCACAGCGACGAGGCAATTGGTGTCAACGCCAGATCCTGTAACACGATCTTGAGGGGCTATCTTACATGTTGCAATTATACAAAGGCGAAAAATGTTTATAATTTAATCCGTTTGAAGAAATTTCACATTGAAACCTCTTTAATGGAAAAGATTGAAAAGCTCCAGAGTTTAGGGCACCAAGACATGGAAAAATCAGTAAAGCCGAAGCTCAGTAAAGAACAACGAGAGACCCTGGTGGGTTTACTGCTCGGGGGATTGAAGATTGAACTAGACGAGATGGAAAAGAATCAGAATCAAGCAATCCAGTTTGTGTTCAGGGAGAACTTCAGGATCCATTATTTTTTGAAGAGACACATTTACAGCCAGTTTCGTGAATGGTTGTCTCATACTGAAAAGCTGGTGGACGAAGATGGTACTGGTGAAAACGACGATATCCCTTGTTGTTTTACTACAATATCTCACACATGTTTCCGGTTCTATGCAGACCAGTTTTGGCCACAAGGCCGACCCGTGATCCCTAAGTTAATTCATCGGTGGGTGACTCCTCGTGTTCTTGCATACTGGTATATGTATTCAGGTTACAGAACATCATCAGGAGATATCTTGTTGAAGTTCAAAGGAGATAAAGATAATGTCTTGAGGATTGTGAAAACATTGAAGGCGAAGACGTTGGATCCTCGGGTGAAAAGGAAGGGATCTGTTTTGTGGATAGGTCTTTTAGGAAGCAATGCTGTGCAGTTTTGGAAACTAATAGAACCCTTTGTTCTTATGGATTTGAAAGAATACTTAGAAGCAGGAAACGAGCTAGGAGATGGAGCATTAGTTCCTAAAGACGTCTATTATGATAAAGACTTTGATTCCAAGGGGACGACGAATTCAGAACCCGAAGATGAGGATGGCTCgtataattttgtttaa
- the LOC142539862 gene encoding transcription factor HHO2-like gives MGSLIASDLSLDRRVLSATSLGGFITQVSRIHDQSERIAKLDDYVYGLQVEIKKIEVFKRELPLCMRIVNEAMVMMKEELAQFKKPKAVPVLKEFIPMKRTADEKDDTNEISKENDVSSGDKMNWMSSVQLCNSMDQNHNPNSCSGNNNQTLKLDKIKGVEEEMNPPRMNGILRSGMNMAIGTAFAPFEGRNNFPMMMAAKEDGNALIGLTPRDLGIKSPGEEIDSGGFSCKSNCSKTGSSSATDDQSNLRARQNRQQMTRKQRRCWSPELHRRFIDALQQLGGAQAATPKQIREFMQVDGLSNDEVKSHLQKYRLHTRKVSTTHPSTDPVVLGGSWMSKEQYTESSKLGNSQSGSPQSHMQVNGGHSMDDEDDEDDEKSESQCWKNQIQLRRRVGH, from the exons ATGGGCTCGTTGATTGCATCGGACCTTAGCTTGGATCGCAGGGTTTTATCGGCAACGTCGCTCGGGGGGTTTATCACGCAGGTTTCGAGGATTCATGACCAATCTGAGAGGATAGCGAAGCTTGATGATTACGTTTATGGGCTTCAAGTCGAGATTAAGAAGATCGAGGTTTTTAAACGGGAGCTGCCTCTTTGCATGCGCATCGTCAACGAGG CGATGGTGATGATGAAGGAAGAGTTAGCGCAGTTTAAGAAACCTAAGGCGGTGCCAGTGTTGAAAGAATTCATTCCAATGAAGAGAACCGCTGATGAAAAAGATGATACAAATGAAATCAGTAAAGAAAATGATGTTAGCAGCGGTGATAAAATGAACTGGATGAGCTCCGTGCAGTTATGCAACTCTATGGATCAGAATCATAATCCAAATTCTTGTTCCGGCAACAATAATCAGACCTTAAAACTTGACAAAATTAAG GGAGTTGAAGAAGAAATGAATCCACCGAGGATGAATGGTATACTTCGGAGTGGCATGAACATGGCCATAGGAACGGCGTTTGCACCGTTTGAGGGGCGAAATAACTTCCCCATGATGATGGCGGCGAAGGAAGATGGTAATGCATTGATTGGGCTTACGCCTCGTGACCTTGGGATCAAGAGTCCAGGCGAGGAAATTGATTCTGGTGGTTTTAGCTGTAAATCGAATTGTAGCAAAACAGGGTCCTCTTCTGCAACCGATGATCAATCGAATTTACGGGCTCGACAGAACCGTCAGCAGATGACTAGGAAGCAAAGGAGGTGCTGGTCACCTGAGTTGCATCGCCGGTTTATTGATGCCCTGCAGCAGCTTGGAGGTGCCCAAG CTGCGACTCCTAAACAAATTAGAGAGTTTATGCAAGTTGATGGTCTATCCAATGATGAAGTGAAGAGTCATTTGCAA AAATATCGGCTTCACACTCGTAAAGTTTCTACAACACACCCCTCCACCGATCCTGTCGTTCTTGGAGGTTCGTGGATGTCCAAAGAACAGTATACTGAATCCTCAAAGCTGGGAAATTCCCAGTCAGGATCTCCTCAGAGCCATATGCAGGTAAACGGAGGCCATAGCATGGACGACGAAGATGACGAAGATGACGAAAAGTCCGAGTCCCAGTGTTGGAAGAATCAGATTCAGTTACGAAGGAGAGTTGGTCATTAA
- the LOC142539864 gene encoding la-related protein 6C-like, with the protein MAQLIMKKGVDIGNELQVFDDAYGDEKKGDGMIGGGTFKFNAAAPEFVPRSQAAEVSTMGYFFPCLPYIDGNSGGSWIYVAAGQEACNIPMVSDQKPKNKAAAASGGALPQHREKGNAISDELKQKIIKQVEYQFSDMSLLANESFVKHVNKDPEGFVPMNIISSTKKLKSLNVSHQIMAEALRSSSKLIVSYDGKKVKRKLPFTEKEKEELQLRTVITENLPDDHSHQNIEKIFNVVGSIKAIRICQPQDPNASRSSKGDIVISNKLHALVEYENHRTAEKAAEKLNDERNWREGMRVRVMLRRSPKSVLKNRKSEFEGYLDHDEGPSMSHEEDSSSSRANVSESFEAEETSSGTKKTWAKNRANTKSRNQLQTARSLPTTSSSSSSSSSSSCSKGPRMPDGTRGFTMGRGKPLSVPVHSS; encoded by the exons ATGGCGCAATTGATCATGAAGAAAGGCGTTGATATTGGGAACGAACTCCAGGTGTTTGATGATGCGTATGGGGACGAGAAGAAGGGGGATGGAATGATCGGTGGCGGCACGTTCAAATTCAACGCGGCAGCTCCGGAGTTCGTGCCGAGGTCCCAAGCAGCGGAGGTGTCCACGATGGGGTATTTCTTCCCTTGTCTGCCATATATTGATGGGAATAGTGGCGGGAGTTGGATTTACGTTGCTGCGGGTCAAGAAGCCTGTAATATTCCTATGGTTTCCGATCAGAAGCCCAAGAACAAGGCGGCTGCCGCCTCCGGCGGTGCTCTGCCCCAACACCGTGAAAAGGGAAACGCCATCTCTGACGAGCTTAAGCAGAAGATTATCAAACAA GTGGAATATCAATTTAGTGACATGAGCTTGCTAGCCAATGAATCCTTTGTGAAACATGTCAACAAAGATCCCGAAGGCTTCG TTCCAATGAACATCATTTCATCGACAAAGAAACTCAAATCCTTGAATGTTAGCCACCAAATCATGGCAGAAGCTCTCCGGTCCTCTTCGAAACTG ATTGTAAGCTATGATGGGAAGAAGGTGAAACGAAAACTTCCCTTTACTGAGAAAGAGAAAGAGGAGCTGCAG TTACGCACCGTCATAACGGAAAATCTACCTGATGATCACTCACATCAGAACATTGAGAAAATTTTCAATGTGGTTGGAAG CATCAAAGCAATTCGAATATGCCAACCACAGGATCCAAATGCTTCACGTTCTTCCAAAGGCGATATAGTCATTAGCAACAAG CTCCATGCATTAGTAGAGTATGAGAACCACCGAACAGCAGAAAAGGCG GCTGAGAAACTGAATGATGAAAGAAACTGGAGAGAAGGCATGCGCGTGAGGGTGATGCTGAGACGTTCG CCAAAATCCGTGCTAAAGAACAGAAAATCAGAGTTCGAAGGATATCTAGACCACGATGAAGGTCCCTCGATGTCTCACGAGGAAGATTCATCATCCTCTCGGGCAAACGTTTCAGAATCATTCGAG GCCGAGGAAACTTCATCTGGAACAAAAAAGACGTGGGCTAAAAACCGAGCAAACACTAAGTCTCGTAATCAACTTCAAACAGCACGAAGCCTGCCTACAACAAGTTCGAGTTCGAGTTCGAGTTCGAGTTCAAGTTGCTCA AAAGGGCCAAGAATGCCGGATGGAACAAGGGGTTTCACTATGGGGAGGGGGAAGCCACTTAGTGTCCCCGTTCATTCAAGTTAA
- the LOC142539863 gene encoding peptidyl-prolyl cis-trans isomerase CYP40-like: MGGKPRCFLDINIGEELEGRIIVELFNDVVPKTAENFRALCAGEKGIGPNTGVPLHFKGSRFHRVIKGFMIQGGDISAGDGTGGESIYGLKFEDENFELKHERKGMLSMANAGPNTNGSQFFITTTRTSHLDGKHVVFGKVIKGMGVVRSVEHVTIGENDCPSVDVVISDCGEIPEGADDGIIDFFKDGDLFPDWPADLDDNSGELSWWMSAVESIKGYGNEHFKKQDYKMALRKYRKALRYLDICWEKEGIDEDKSVYLRKMKAHIFTNSSACKLKLGDLTGALLDTDFAMRDDENNAKALFRQGQAYVALNDIDAAVESFKKALELEPNDGAIKKEFASAKKRISDRRNQERKAFAKMFQ, from the exons ATGGGTGGGAAACCTCGGTGCTTTCTGGATATTAACATTGGAGAGGAGTTGGAAGGAAGGATTATTGTGGAATTATTCAATGACGTAGTCCCCAAAACCGCTGAGAATTTCAGGGCTCTCTGTGCTGGAGAGAAGGGCATTGGCCCTAACACCGGTGTCCCGCTCCATttcaag GGATCTAGATTTCATCGTGTCATTAAAGGTTTTATGATACAAGGTGGTGATATTTCTGCTGGTGATGGGACTGGAGGTGAATCCATTTATGGACTGAAATTTGAAGATGAGAATTTTGAATTGAAACATGAAAGGAAGGGCATGCTGTCAATGGCCAATGCAGGACCAAACACCAACGGTTCCCAGTTTTTCATCACCACCACTCGGACTTCTCATTTGGATGGAAAGCACGTTGTATTTGGGAAAGTCATAAAGGGCATGGGCGTTGTGCGCTCTGTTGAACATGTCACAATTGGCGAAAATGACTGCCCTTCAGTTGATGTTGTTATTTCTGATTGTGGAGAAATCCCAGAAGGTGCTGATGACGGGATAATTGACTTTTTCAAAGATGGCGACTTGTTTCCTGACTGGCCCGCCGATCTCGACGATAATTCCGGTGAGCTCTCTTGGTGGATGAGTGCTGTTGAATCGATTAAGGGATATGGAAATGAGCATTTTAAG AAACAAGACTATAAGATGGCTCTGCGGAAATACCGTAAGGCTCTGCGGTATTTGGACATCTGCTGGGAAAAAGAAGGGATTGATGAAG ATAAGAGCGTATATTTGAGAAAGATGAAAGCACACATATTTACAAACAGTTCT GCTTGTAAACTGAAACTGGGAGATTTGACGGGAGCACTTCTAGACACAGACTTTGCTATGCGTGACGATGAAAACAATGCAAAGGCATTGTTCCGTCAAGGCCAG GCATATGTGGCTTTAAATGATATAGATGCTGCGGTTGAGAGTTTTAAGAAAGCATTGGAATTGGAGCCAAATGATG GTGCAATAAAAAAAGAGTTTGCTTCTGCAAAGAAAAGG ATTTCCGATAGACGTAACCAGGAAAGGAAAGCATTTGCCAAGATGTTCCAATGA
- the LOC142539865 gene encoding zinc finger protein ZOP1-like isoform X2, with product MTEYWVSQGNKWCDICKIWISNNPASIRNHELGQRHKANVSLKLSTMREEKAAKDKEQKAAVRVMEQIESKAKRSYQKDLASFQEARDSNANALLAEDNNKGTGGSSEYLKVVSLASFQLGNELMVIQCSLALVDLSILLTI from the exons ATGACAGAG TACTGGGTTAGCCAGGGTAACAAGTGGTGTGACATCTGCAAAATTTGGATATCAAACAATCCAGCAAGCATTAGAAATCATGAGCTTGGCCAGAGGCACAAGGCTAATGTTTCCCTAAAGCTCAGTACCATGCGAGAAGAGAAAGCTGCAAAAGATAAAGAACAAAAGGCTGCAGTTCGCGTCATGGAACAAATAGAATCT AAAGCCAAGCGCAGCTATCAAAAGGACTTGGCATCTTTTCAGGAGGCAAGGGATTCTAATGCAAATGCACTGCTTGCTGAGGACAATAATAAAGGAACAGGAGGAAGTTCTGAATATCTGAAGGTTGTAAGTTTGGCGTCTTTTCAATTAGGAAATGAATTAATGGTCATCCAATGTTCACTGGCACTAGTAGACTTATCTATCCTTTTGACTATCTAG
- the LOC142539865 gene encoding zinc finger protein ZOP1-like isoform X1, which translates to MTDWEYESSSGYYYNQRTSCYYDPNSGFYYTDFIGKWVTREEALAASQESSESSRKKSIVGKPPLATANKLATESKSASISQTAPPPGRVVSTPLYPMRSLKGAPSSVTVSKRKRADEKPQAVSEEEAVAIKAREAAKKRVEKREKPLLGLYKR; encoded by the exons ATGACAGACTGGGAGTATGAAAGTTCATCAGGCTATTATTACAATCAAAGGACTAGTTGCTACTATGATCCAAATTCTGGCTTTTATTATACAGATTTTATA GGTAAGTGGGTGACACGAGAGGAGGCCCTTGCTGCATCCCAAGAATCATCAGAATCTAGCAGAAAGAAGTCTATTGTAGGGAAACCACCATTAGCAACAGCTAATAAACTCGCCACTGAATCTAAGAGTGCTTCCATCTCTCAAACTGCACCTCCACCTGGGCGTGTTGTCTCCACACCACTCTATCCAATGAGATCTTTAAAGGGTGCACCTTCATCTGTCACTGTTAGTAAGAGAAAAAGGGCAGATGAAAAACCACAAGCTGTATCTGAAGAGGAAGCAGTTGCCATTAAGGCTAGAGAAGCTGCAAAGAAGAGAGTCGAAAAGAGAGAGAAACCTTTGCTCGGACTTTATAAGCGCTAG